Genomic window (Caldinitratiruptor microaerophilus):
CGGTCTCCAGCCGCACGCCGATGATGTTCGCCATCTCCCTGCGTGACAGCGCCACGACGTACCGCCCGTCCGGCGTCCGTTCCGCCATCGAGAGGAGGAGGCGGGCGGCGGAAACCCGGGCGGGGACGGTGACAAGGCCATGCAGACGTAGGTACGCGCGCCGCAACTCCTCCGCCATGCCAGCGAGCAGGCATCTGCCGAGCTCCGGATCCTCCGAGACGAGCCGAAGCGCCTCATCCCGACCCACGTAGCAGACCTCCGCGCCCGTGTGACCGGCCCGCGCGGTCGCCCAGTGCTCACTCCACGGGCCGAAGCCACAGATGCCCGCGATGCCGCCGGCGGCAGCGATCCGCACGATGTGCTCCCGCCCCGCCTCGTCGACGATGAACTCGACGACCCGCCCCTGCCGCACGATCCACCAGCCGGTCGCTTCGTCCCCCTGGCGGTACAGGACGTCCCCGCGTCGCAGCCGCCTGACGTGGCTGACCTGGCCAAGGCTCACCATCCGCTCGTAGAGGTCCTTCCAGCAAAACGGTGCCCCTTGCGTCCGCACCGGGCACAACTGGCACTTCTCAGGGAGGGTCTTCGCGACGGTGGCACACACGCCGGCCACCCCCGGCCACCCGGGCGGTGGTGTGGTAAGGCACCAGCTACACCCGGACGGTTCGTGCAGCCCTAAGGCTACCGGAAGGGCCGAAGACAGTCAATGACACGGAGAGTCTACGGACTTTCCCCCGGGACTAGTTCTGTGGTCTCATCTCCGCGCGATCGCAGACGCCTCACGCCGCCCCCCTGTCCCTCCGCCCCCGCCACCATCGGCCCGCGGCGCCGGCCAGGCGGGCGAGCCGGCCGGGAACCGGATTGACGAGGGGCTGGTCGCCGGCCTCCGGGATCAGGATGAGCCCGAGCCCGTCGAGCCCCGTGGGGGGCCGGGGGATGCGGCGGGTCTCGACCTCCTGTCCCTGCCGGAAGGTGAGCCAGAACCAGGCGGGAGACTCGGCAACGGCCTGCTCCAGGTCGGCCCGGCTGCTGACCGGGCGGCCCGAGACCTGGAGGATCACGTCGCCGGTCCGGAGCCCGGCCAGGGCGGCGGGGCTGCCGGGCAGCACGTCCAGCACGCCGACCCCCCGCCACGGCCGGGTGAAGGCGGGCGCGCCCCGCAGTTCCCGCCGGGCCATCCCGACCGCCAGGTACTCGTGCCCGAGCCCCGCGAACAGCGCCGCGGCCCAGAGGAGGACCCGGCTGCGGGACGCGAGGGCGGCCAGCCCGAGGAGCACCAGGCTGTACACGGCGAGCCAGCCGGCCGACCGCCGGGCCCGGGCGGGCGGCAGCGCGGTCACGGCCAGGTCGCTGTAGCCCATCGCCACCACGATGGGGACCAGGTCGAGGGCGAGGGTCGCGGTGGAAGGCGCCAGGGCGGGGTCGGGCTGGATGAGGGGCCACCAGGACGGCAGGTGAAGCGGCGCGGCGTCCGGCGGGAGGCTGCTCATCAGCACCCCGACCGGCAGCACGAGCGGGACCGGCCAGAACCGCTGCAGCTGGAAGGCGCCGACGACCTCCCCGCTCCGGTTCCGGAGCGTCACCGGCGTGGCCGCGCCGGCTCCGCCCGTCCAGATCAGGAGCGCCTCGGCCAGGTGAAGGAGCCCCACCAGGGCCGCCAGGCTCGGGATGTCGACCCGGGGCCAGCCGAAGAGGAGCGATGAGACGCCGATCAGGGTCGTCGCGTACGAAAAGCAGAGAAACCGGGGGTGCAAGAGGCCCAGCGCCAGGGCGACGGGCCACAGGAGCAGCCACGCCGGCGTGCCGGCCTCGGGCTGGATGACGACCACCCCCGCCCACAGGCCGGCCAGGCTCACGGTGGCGCCGGCGAGCACCCCGTGGACGAGGGAGTCGCCCAGAAGCCGCAGCGGCGCGTTCTTCGGCGCCCCGTAGAGGTGCGCCTCGACCGCGGCAGTCCGCCGGTACTGCGCCCAGACGAGCCACAGCACGGCCAGGAGCAACCCGCCCGCCACGGGGTTGAACAGGAACATGCCGAGGCGGGCGAACAGCAGGCGGGTGAGGTCGAGGTAGGAACCCAACGGCCTTCGCTCCTCCGGCTACGTGTTCTTCTGTCCCATCCTTTGCCGCAGGACCTCCACCGCCTTCTCGACCTGCGGGTCCCGCCCGCCGTCGCGGGCGATGGCCTGACCTTCCGGCATCGGCACGAGCACGTCGGGCTCGATGCCCCGGCCGTGGATCATGTGGCCGCCCGCGGTCAGGTAGCGCGCGGTGGTGAGCTTGAGGGCGGCGCCGCCCTGCAGGTCGATGAAGGACTGGACCGACCCCTTGCCGAACGTCCGCGTCCCCACCAGGGTGCCGGCGGACCGGTCCTTGATGGCTCCGGCCACGATCTCGGAGGCCGATGCGCTCCCCCCGTCCACCAGCACGGCCAGCGGGAGGCCCAGCGGCGACCCCTTCGCGTACAGCGTCTCCTTTCGCCCGTCGCGCGAAACCACGTAGGCGACCGGCCCCCGGGGGACAAAGAGGGAGGCCACGTCCACCGCCTCGCCCAGGAGGCCGCCCGGGTTCTGGCGCAGGTCGAGGACCAGGGCCCGCATGCCCTGCCGGCGGAGTTCGCCCAGCTTCTCGGCCACCCGGCCGGCGATCCCGGTGTTGAACTCCTCGATCCGGATGTAACCGACCCCGGGCGCCCAGGACAGCATGGTGCCCTCCATCTGGGGCACCTCGATGCGCGCGCGCTCGACGTCGACGTCGAACTGCTCCCGGTACGGCCAGCGGGAGATCGTGAGCCGCACGCGGGTGCCGGCAGGGCCGCGGATGAGGTTGACCACCTCGTCGATGCTCATCCGGGTCACGTCGCGGCCGTCGACGGCCATGATGCGGTCGCCGGTGCGCAGGCCGGCCTTCTCGCCCGGCGTGCCCCGCAGGGGCCGGACCACGGTGATGTAGTCGTCCTTCAATTCGACCTGGATGCCGATCCCGGCGAAGCTGCCCTCGAAGTGCCGCAGGTAGCTGCGGTACTCCTCGGGCGTCAGGTAGAGCGAGTAGCGGTCGCCGGTCGCCTCGACCAGGCCCCGCAGGGCGCCGGTGAGCAGGTCCTTCTCCGGCACGGGGTCGACGTAGTTCTCCAGGACCTTCCGCCGCGCTTCCTCGAGGACCCGCCACTCCGCCGCCAGACCCTGGGCGGCTGCCCCGGGTCCGGAGAGGGAGACGCCCAGCCGCGCCAGGAGGGGCCCGGCGACGAACCGGGCCTGCCCG
Coding sequences:
- a CDS encoding Crp/Fnr family transcriptional regulator, with product MRTQGAPFCWKDLYERMVSLGQVSHVRRLRRGDVLYRQGDEATGWWIVRQGRVVEFIVDEAGREHIVRIAAAGGIAGICGFGPWSEHWATARAGHTGAEVCYVGRDEALRLVSEDPELGRCLLAGMAEELRRAYLRLHGLVTVPARVSAARLLLSMAERTPDGRYVVALSRREMANIIGVRLETAVRILGEFRRQGLIRDEGHFRIELLDPCRLHGVAEGIEGEGGPSFLA
- a CDS encoding S41 family peptidase, producing the protein MLERRRALVGALLIAVFAGTAGFAAGQARFVAGPLLARLGVSLSGPGAAAQGLAAEWRVLEEARRKVLENYVDPVPEKDLLTGALRGLVEATGDRYSLYLTPEEYRSYLRHFEGSFAGIGIQVELKDDYITVVRPLRGTPGEKAGLRTGDRIMAVDGRDVTRMSIDEVVNLIRGPAGTRVRLTISRWPYREQFDVDVERARIEVPQMEGTMLSWAPGVGYIRIEEFNTGIAGRVAEKLGELRRQGMRALVLDLRQNPGGLLGEAVDVASLFVPRGPVAYVVSRDGRKETLYAKGSPLGLPLAVLVDGGSASASEIVAGAIKDRSAGTLVGTRTFGKGSVQSFIDLQGGAALKLTTARYLTAGGHMIHGRGIEPDVLVPMPEGQAIARDGGRDPQVEKAVEVLRQRMGQKNT
- a CDS encoding PDZ domain-containing protein gives rise to the protein MGSYLDLTRLLFARLGMFLFNPVAGGLLLAVLWLVWAQYRRTAAVEAHLYGAPKNAPLRLLGDSLVHGVLAGATVSLAGLWAGVVVIQPEAGTPAWLLLWPVALALGLLHPRFLCFSYATTLIGVSSLLFGWPRVDIPSLAALVGLLHLAEALLIWTGGAGAATPVTLRNRSGEVVGAFQLQRFWPVPLVLPVGVLMSSLPPDAAPLHLPSWWPLIQPDPALAPSTATLALDLVPIVVAMGYSDLAVTALPPARARRSAGWLAVYSLVLLGLAALASRSRVLLWAAALFAGLGHEYLAVGMARRELRGAPAFTRPWRGVGVLDVLPGSPAALAGLRTGDVILQVSGRPVSSRADLEQAVAESPAWFWLTFRQGQEVETRRIPRPPTGLDGLGLILIPEAGDQPLVNPVPGRLARLAGAAGRWWRGRRDRGAA